In Quercus robur chromosome 10, dhQueRobu3.1, whole genome shotgun sequence, a genomic segment contains:
- the LOC126701540 gene encoding uncharacterized protein LOC126701540 isoform X1, translated as MLQRVVDNVLAVAKESVKTFTYESLNNIVRLINGVSALLLTLLPGKAKILEGIHGWELRPTFRGPRFPRWMENGVSSFNQFIYELSVDSDTSSVDYSSAEEDSDRNIYPASPSSQSSRVSGASTFTKYDRHRTGWIRCIFFWILLPAKFLMGIPVYLYRFLFNSVSKAPALSGSHQHSGLHSIKRVFTLRDQIVHRTTDRRRGVIEDLHLAIEIFIEAIFDVVHKAAHFILSPSEAFRKLFRGVSYYIGRTKENHGNVVEVSVTTDTLGENDPAPTEQNMTFYQSLNTDARTCQDVITELGYPYEAIHVVTADGYVLLLERIPRRDARKAVYLQHGVFDSSMGWVSNGVVGSPAFAAFDQGYDVFLGNFRGLVSREHADKNISSRQYWQYSINEHGTEDIPAMIEKIHEVKTSELKLSQPSLQEESDDQPYKLCAICHSLGGAAILMYVITRRIEEKPHRLSRLILLSPAGFHQDSTFVFTVVEYFFLMFGPFLAPFVPAFYIPTRFFRMLLNKLARDFHNYPAVGGLVQTLMSYVVGGDSSNWIGVLGLPHYNMNDMPGVSFHLALHLAQMKHTGKFRMYDYGRSANMEVYGSPEPLDLGEYYGLIDIPVDLVAGHKDKVIRPSMVRKHYKVMKNSGVDVSYNEFEYAHLDFTFSHREELLTYVMSRLLLVEPTPKQPSSQKALRLKKKGL; from the exons atGTTGCAGCGCGTCGTTGACAACGTCCTCGCCGTCGCAAAAGA GTCAGTGAAGACATTCACTTACGAATCTCTGAACAATATTGTGAGGCTGATCAATGGAGTGTCAGCGCTTTTGTTGACACTTTTGCCGGGGAAGGCTAAGATCCTTGAAGGTATCCATGGCTGGGAGCTTAGGCCAACCTTTCGCGGACCTCGTTTTCCACGTTGGATGGAAAA TGGTGTGTCCTCTTTCAACCAGTTCATTTATGAGCTTTCTGTGGATTCTGATACATCAAGTGTAGATTACTCATCTGCAGAAGAAGATAGTGACAGAAACATATATCCTGCATCACCTTCATCTCAAAGTTCACGTGTCTCAGGAGCCAGTACTTTTACCAAGTATGATAGGCATCGGACAGGATGGATCAGATGCATATTCTTTTGGATTCTGTTGCCTGCAAAATTTCTTATGGGGATCCCAGTTTATCTTTATCGTTTTCTCTTTAATAGCGTATCAAAAGCCCCTGCTCTCTCTGGAAGCCACCAGCATTCAGGTTTACATTCGATTAAGAGAGTGTTTACCCTCAGGGACCAGATTGTTCACCGCACCACTGACAGGAGACGTGGAGTCATAGAG GATCTTCATCTAGCAATAGAGATTTTCATCGAAGCTATTTTTGATGTTGTTCATAAGGCAgctcattttattctttccccATCAGAGGCTTTCAGAAAACTATTCAGAGGGGTTTCATACTACATTGGGCGTACTAAAGAAAATCATGGTAACGTTGTGGAAGTATCTGTTACTACAGATACTCTTGGGGAAAATGATCCAGCTCCTACAGAACAGAATATGACTTTTTATCAGTCTCTAAATACAGATGCCCGGACATGTCAGGATGTCATAACGGAACTTGG GTACCCATATGAAGCTATCCATGTGGTCACTGCTGATGGTTATGTTCTTCTTTTGGAAAGAATTCCTAG ACGTGATGCCCGGAAAGCAGTTTATCTTCAGCATGGAGTTTTCGATTCATCTATGGG tTGGGTGTCCAATGGGGTTGTTGGTTCTCCAGCTTTTGCAGCCTTTGATCAAG GGTATGATGTTTTTCTTGGGAATTTTCGGGGTTTGGTTTCTAGGGAACATGCTGACAAGAACATTTCCTCACGACA GTACTGGCAATACTCCATCAATGAGCATGGCACTGAGGATATTCCTGCAATGATAGAGAAGATTCACGAAGTGAAAACTTCAGAATTGAAGCTTAGCCAACCTTCTCTTCAGGAGGAAAGTGATGATCAGCCTTACAAACTTTGTGCAATCTGCCATAGCTTGGGAGGAGCAGCTATATTGATGTATGTAATAACACGACGGATAGAAGAAAAGCCCCACAGACTATCTAGATTGATTTTATTATCACCTGCCGGGTTCCATCAGGATTCTACTTTTGTTTTCACAGTGGTTGAGTATTTTTTCCTTATGTTTGGTCCTTTTTTGGCACCCTTTGTGCCTGCCTTCTACATACCAACCAGATTCTTCCGGATGTTACTCAACAAGTTGGCTAGGGATTTCCACAACTATCCTGCAGTTGGAGGGCTAGTCCAAACCCTAATGAGTTATGTGGTTGGTGGAGACAGCTCAAATTGGATTGGTGTGTTAGGATTACCACACTACAACATGAATGATATGCCAGGAGTTTCATTTCACTTGGCGCTTCACCTTGCACAGATGAAGCACACTGGGAAGTTTAGAATGTATGATTATGGGAGATCTGCTAACATGGAGGTGTATGGATCTCCTGAGCCATTGGACTTGGGTGAATATTATGGGCTCATTGATATCCCTGTTGATCTAGTTGCTGGACATAAGGACAAGGTAATTCGGCCATCAATGGTAAGAAAGCACTATAAAGTCATGAAGAATTCAGGTGTGGATGTATCATACAATGAGTTTGAGTATGCCCACTTGGACTTCACGTTTTCCCATCGTGAAGAACTCTTGACATACGTCATGTCACGCTTGCTGCTTGTGGAGCCTACTCCAAAACAACCATCTAGTCAGAAGGCTCTGAGGTTGAAGAAAAAAGGGCTGTGA
- the LOC126701540 gene encoding uncharacterized protein LOC126701540 isoform X2 yields MAGSLGQPFADLVFHVGWKNYSSAEEDSDRNIYPASPSSQSSRVSGASTFTKYDRHRTGWIRCIFFWILLPAKFLMGIPVYLYRFLFNSVSKAPALSGSHQHSGLHSIKRVFTLRDQIVHRTTDRRRGVIEDLHLAIEIFIEAIFDVVHKAAHFILSPSEAFRKLFRGVSYYIGRTKENHGNVVEVSVTTDTLGENDPAPTEQNMTFYQSLNTDARTCQDVITELGYPYEAIHVVTADGYVLLLERIPRRDARKAVYLQHGVFDSSMGWVSNGVVGSPAFAAFDQGYDVFLGNFRGLVSREHADKNISSRQYWQYSINEHGTEDIPAMIEKIHEVKTSELKLSQPSLQEESDDQPYKLCAICHSLGGAAILMYVITRRIEEKPHRLSRLILLSPAGFHQDSTFVFTVVEYFFLMFGPFLAPFVPAFYIPTRFFRMLLNKLARDFHNYPAVGGLVQTLMSYVVGGDSSNWIGVLGLPHYNMNDMPGVSFHLALHLAQMKHTGKFRMYDYGRSANMEVYGSPEPLDLGEYYGLIDIPVDLVAGHKDKVIRPSMVRKHYKVMKNSGVDVSYNEFEYAHLDFTFSHREELLTYVMSRLLLVEPTPKQPSSQKALRLKKKGL; encoded by the exons ATGGCTGGGAGCTTAGGCCAACCTTTCGCGGACCTCGTTTTCCACGTTGGATGGAAAA ATTACTCATCTGCAGAAGAAGATAGTGACAGAAACATATATCCTGCATCACCTTCATCTCAAAGTTCACGTGTCTCAGGAGCCAGTACTTTTACCAAGTATGATAGGCATCGGACAGGATGGATCAGATGCATATTCTTTTGGATTCTGTTGCCTGCAAAATTTCTTATGGGGATCCCAGTTTATCTTTATCGTTTTCTCTTTAATAGCGTATCAAAAGCCCCTGCTCTCTCTGGAAGCCACCAGCATTCAGGTTTACATTCGATTAAGAGAGTGTTTACCCTCAGGGACCAGATTGTTCACCGCACCACTGACAGGAGACGTGGAGTCATAGAG GATCTTCATCTAGCAATAGAGATTTTCATCGAAGCTATTTTTGATGTTGTTCATAAGGCAgctcattttattctttccccATCAGAGGCTTTCAGAAAACTATTCAGAGGGGTTTCATACTACATTGGGCGTACTAAAGAAAATCATGGTAACGTTGTGGAAGTATCTGTTACTACAGATACTCTTGGGGAAAATGATCCAGCTCCTACAGAACAGAATATGACTTTTTATCAGTCTCTAAATACAGATGCCCGGACATGTCAGGATGTCATAACGGAACTTGG GTACCCATATGAAGCTATCCATGTGGTCACTGCTGATGGTTATGTTCTTCTTTTGGAAAGAATTCCTAG ACGTGATGCCCGGAAAGCAGTTTATCTTCAGCATGGAGTTTTCGATTCATCTATGGG tTGGGTGTCCAATGGGGTTGTTGGTTCTCCAGCTTTTGCAGCCTTTGATCAAG GGTATGATGTTTTTCTTGGGAATTTTCGGGGTTTGGTTTCTAGGGAACATGCTGACAAGAACATTTCCTCACGACA GTACTGGCAATACTCCATCAATGAGCATGGCACTGAGGATATTCCTGCAATGATAGAGAAGATTCACGAAGTGAAAACTTCAGAATTGAAGCTTAGCCAACCTTCTCTTCAGGAGGAAAGTGATGATCAGCCTTACAAACTTTGTGCAATCTGCCATAGCTTGGGAGGAGCAGCTATATTGATGTATGTAATAACACGACGGATAGAAGAAAAGCCCCACAGACTATCTAGATTGATTTTATTATCACCTGCCGGGTTCCATCAGGATTCTACTTTTGTTTTCACAGTGGTTGAGTATTTTTTCCTTATGTTTGGTCCTTTTTTGGCACCCTTTGTGCCTGCCTTCTACATACCAACCAGATTCTTCCGGATGTTACTCAACAAGTTGGCTAGGGATTTCCACAACTATCCTGCAGTTGGAGGGCTAGTCCAAACCCTAATGAGTTATGTGGTTGGTGGAGACAGCTCAAATTGGATTGGTGTGTTAGGATTACCACACTACAACATGAATGATATGCCAGGAGTTTCATTTCACTTGGCGCTTCACCTTGCACAGATGAAGCACACTGGGAAGTTTAGAATGTATGATTATGGGAGATCTGCTAACATGGAGGTGTATGGATCTCCTGAGCCATTGGACTTGGGTGAATATTATGGGCTCATTGATATCCCTGTTGATCTAGTTGCTGGACATAAGGACAAGGTAATTCGGCCATCAATGGTAAGAAAGCACTATAAAGTCATGAAGAATTCAGGTGTGGATGTATCATACAATGAGTTTGAGTATGCCCACTTGGACTTCACGTTTTCCCATCGTGAAGAACTCTTGACATACGTCATGTCACGCTTGCTGCTTGTGGAGCCTACTCCAAAACAACCATCTAGTCAGAAGGCTCTGAGGTTGAAGAAAAAAGGGCTGTGA
- the LOC126702331 gene encoding carbon catabolite repressor protein 4 homolog 3: MSCWELCSSSWVLSRAPMAMTSGSSWRMGSTKTKTKTHHPSFFFKVKPSCCTNNINGPTESSASSSLSSRAWYNPLRRTHRSLDQDPDIVRHWIQPDHPLASPERFTVASYNILGNRNASKHRDLYTNVPSFYMTWEHRKKVIYKELMRWNPDIICLQEVDKYYDLSEILVKAGYVGSYKRRTGDAIDGCAMFWKANEFRLLEGESIEFKGFGLRDNVAQISVFEMCKDESRRLLIGNIHVLYNPSHGDVKLGQIRFLLSRAQILSEKWGNAPVVLAGDFNSTPQSAIYKFLSSSELNILLYDKRELSGQRNCHPSQVLGVKKEMRSPLILTNRLFNNCWTDEEVKVATGNAGCHLLVHPLKIASSYATVKGSEKTRGCNGEPLATSYHSKFLGTVDYLWYSDGIVPTRVLDTIPLDILQSIGGLPCKKVGSDHLALVSEFAFTPRTKEGNNFKSQV; the protein is encoded by the exons ATGAGCTGCTGGGAATTGTGTTCCAGCTCATGGGTCTTGTCTCGTGCGCCCATGGCCATGACCAGTGGTTCTAGCTGGAGAATGGGCTCGACCAAGACCAAGACCAAGACTCACCAcccctctttcttcttcaaggTGAAGCCCTCTTGCTGCACCAATAATATTAATGGTCCCACAGAGTCTTCTGCATCTTCTTCCTTATCTTCTCGTGCATGGTACAACCCCCTTAGAAGAACACATAGATCCTTGGATCAGGATCCGGATATTGTCCGCCACTGGATCCAACCCGATCATCCACTTGCATCCCCAg AAAGATTTACAGTGGCGTCGTATAACATATTGGGGAATAGAAATGCTTCGAAACACAGAGATCTCTACACAAATGTTCCTTCTTTTTATATGACGTGGGAACATCGCAAGAAGGTCATATACAAAGAGCTCATGAGATGGAACCCTGATATAATCTGTTTGCAA GAAGTGGACAAGTATTATGATCTATCAGAGATTTTGGTGAAAGCGGGATATGTTGGGTCCTATAag AGACGCACTGGAGATGCAATTGATGGCTGTGCTATGTTTTGGAAAGCCAATGA GTTCCGGTTATTGGAGGGAGAGAGTATTGAATTCAAGGGGTTTGGTCTTCGTGACAATGTTGCCCAAATTTCTGTTTTTGAG ATGTGTAAAGATGAATCAAGAAGACTACTGATTGGGAACATCCATGTCCTTTATAACCCAAGCCACGGAGATGTTAAATTAGGTCAA ATACGCTTTCTCTTGTCAAGGGCACAGATCCTCTCAGAAAAATGGGGTAATGCCCCcgttgtacttgctggagattTTAATAGCACCCCTCAG AGTGCAATATACAAGTTCCTGTCATCCTCCGAG CTAAATATCTTATTATATGATAAAAGAGAGTTATCTGGGCAGAGAAATTGTCATCCTTCTCAAGTTTTGGGTGTCAAGAAAGAAATGAGGAGTCCGTTGATCTTGACAAACAG ATTATTTAACAATTGCTGGACTGATGAAGAGGTAAAAGTTGCAACTGGAAATGCTGGGTGCCATTTACTTGTGCATCCCTTGAAGATTGCCAGCTCCTATGCCACAGTGAAG GGTTCTGAAAAAACTCGGGGATGTAATGGTGAACCTTTAGCTACATCCTACCACTCAAAGTTCCTTGGAACTGTTGACTATTTATG GTACTCTGATGGTATTGTACCTACAAGAGTTCTGGATACCATTCCACTTGACATTCTCCAGAGTATAGGTGGTCTCCCCTGCAAG AAAGTGGGAAGTGATCACTTGGCCTTGGTTTCTGAGTTTGCCTTCACACCAAGAACAAAAGAAGGCAACAATTTCAAATCTCAAGTATAG